In Acidimicrobiales bacterium, a single genomic region encodes these proteins:
- a CDS encoding copper transporter, producing the protein MINFRFHVVSLAAVFLALGIGIAAGTAFIDDATVARLRDNLTGLEDRLDETNAENDRLAAQVANLQQQASQLGEEASARLLEGHLTGVPVVLVADRGVEGEAVDGTRSALTAAGADVWGTLWLTERLRLDDEEARSELAGIVRIISDDPDRIRRLLVLELADVLAEPLRPVPQVAEPDGQPVTTTTVAPEPDPLLSELIASGFVDLEPGPDGPDEPALPAGDARLLAVSGNGAVVPPEALLVPLLSELAESGPVPVVAATAITGNDPEAEAQRADLVGPLRTGDVADSLSTVDDLEGFAGWAAAVLALQDAGDERFGHYGVGDGADRLLPVGEDAQP; encoded by the coding sequence ATGATCAACTTCCGCTTCCACGTCGTCAGCCTCGCCGCCGTGTTCCTCGCCCTCGGCATCGGCATCGCCGCCGGGACGGCGTTCATCGACGACGCCACCGTCGCCCGCCTGCGCGACAACCTCACCGGGCTGGAGGACCGGCTGGACGAGACCAACGCCGAGAACGACCGGCTGGCCGCCCAGGTCGCCAACCTCCAGCAGCAGGCCTCCCAGCTGGGCGAGGAGGCGAGCGCCCGCCTGCTCGAGGGCCACCTGACCGGCGTGCCGGTGGTGCTGGTGGCCGACCGGGGGGTCGAGGGCGAGGCCGTGGACGGCACGAGGAGCGCGCTCACCGCTGCCGGAGCCGACGTGTGGGGCACCCTCTGGCTCACCGAGCGCCTGCGGCTGGACGACGAGGAGGCCCGGTCGGAGCTGGCCGGGATCGTGCGCATCATCTCCGACGACCCCGACCGCATCCGCCGTCTGCTCGTGCTCGAGCTGGCCGACGTGCTGGCCGAGCCCCTCCGCCCGGTGCCCCAGGTCGCCGAGCCCGACGGCCAGCCGGTGACGACGACGACCGTGGCGCCCGAGCCCGACCCGCTGCTCTCCGAGCTGATCGCCAGCGGGTTCGTCGACCTCGAGCCGGGACCGGACGGGCCCGACGAGCCGGCGCTACCGGCCGGCGACGCCCGCCTGCTGGCCGTGTCGGGCAACGGGGCCGTCGTGCCCCCGGAGGCGCTGCTGGTGCCGCTGCTGTCGGAGCTGGCCGAGTCCGGCCCGGTCCCGGTCGTCGCCGCCACGGCGATCACCGGCAACGACCCCGAGGCCGAGGCCCAGCGGGCCGACCTGGTCGGGCCGCTCCGCACCGGCGACGTGGCCGACAGCCTGTCGACGGTCGACGACCTGGAGGGGTTCGCCGGGTGGGCGGCCGCCGTCCTCGCCCTCCAGGACGCGGGCGACGAGCGCTTCGGCCACTACGGCGTCGGCGACGGGGCCGACCGGCTCCTGCCCGTCGGCGAGGACGCCCAGCCGTGA